From Paucidesulfovibrio gracilis DSM 16080, a single genomic window includes:
- the thiM gene encoding hydroxyethylthiazole kinase, with amino-acid sequence MDFFSELMNDLSAMRESRPLVLNVTNYVVANTNANALLALGASPAMTHYSEDLEALTLYAGALVVNIGTPSRDFLEGVFTAGNVARQNSIPSILDPVAAGATEVRTEASYRFLKECRPAVVRGNASEIMALAGAGAVSKGADSTRSADEAVQSAGELARMFHCTVSVSGETDYITDGQTTYTVRGGHPMMPLVTGLGCTASALTGAFVSVAQTPLRGAVEAMAVMSCAGAMAAAKAEGPGTLQLHFYDALYALTEEDLRQHVQVEEV; translated from the coding sequence GCCCCCTGGTGCTCAATGTGACCAATTATGTGGTGGCCAACACCAATGCCAATGCGTTGTTGGCATTGGGAGCTTCTCCGGCCATGACGCATTACTCCGAAGATTTGGAAGCGCTTACGCTTTATGCGGGAGCGCTTGTGGTTAATATTGGAACTCCTTCGCGTGATTTTTTGGAAGGGGTGTTTACGGCTGGAAATGTTGCTCGTCAAAACAGTATCCCTTCGATTTTGGACCCTGTGGCTGCGGGTGCCACCGAGGTTCGCACCGAGGCTTCCTACCGTTTTCTCAAGGAATGCCGCCCGGCGGTGGTTCGTGGCAATGCCTCGGAGATTATGGCATTGGCAGGCGCCGGAGCCGTGTCCAAGGGGGCGGATTCCACACGCAGTGCGGATGAAGCCGTGCAATCCGCCGGTGAATTGGCGCGAATGTTCCATTGTACGGTCAGTGTGAGCGGCGAAACCGATTACATTACGGACGGACAGACCACGTATACTGTTCGAGGCGGTCATCCCATGATGCCGCTGGTGACGGGGCTGGGTTGTACGGCCAGCGCCCTGACGGGAGCTTTTGTGAGCGTGGCGCAAACCCCCTTGCGCGGCGCCGTGGAGGCCATGGCCGTAATGTCTTGCGCTGGTGCCATGGCTGCTGCCAAGGCCGAAGGGCCGGGAACCCTCCAGCTGCACTTCTATGACGCATTGTATGCTCTGACCGAGGAGGATCTGCGACAGCATGTTCAGGTGGAGGAGGTCTAA
- the thiE gene encoding thiamine phosphate synthase produces the protein MRPDYGLYLVTDRALCLGRDLVDVVAAAVRGGVTMVQLREKDCDTREFVALARRLKQMLEPHRVPLLINDRVDVALACGADGVHVGQSDMHPKDVRTLMGGKGLLGLSVETMEHVREAETLGVDYLGVGPVYATSTKPDHSEPWGLDGLRRVREACSLPLVGIGSVNAENVASVMRQGMDGVAVVSALCSADSPEQAARHMFASVESVRRNG, from the coding sequence ATGCGTCCCGACTATGGGTTATATCTTGTTACGGATCGGGCACTTTGCTTGGGCAGGGACTTGGTGGACGTTGTGGCGGCTGCCGTTCGTGGTGGTGTCACCATGGTCCAGCTGCGGGAAAAAGACTGCGACACCCGGGAGTTCGTGGCCCTGGCCCGTCGTCTGAAACAGATGCTGGAGCCGCACAGGGTTCCCTTGCTCATCAACGACAGGGTGGACGTTGCCCTGGCCTGCGGGGCGGATGGTGTTCATGTGGGCCAGAGCGACATGCACCCGAAGGATGTGCGAACCCTCATGGGGGGCAAAGGACTGCTGGGACTTTCCGTGGAAACGATGGAACATGTCCGGGAGGCGGAAACGCTGGGCGTGGATTATCTGGGAGTCGGTCCCGTGTATGCAACGTCGACAAAGCCTGACCATAGCGAGCCATGGGGATTGGATGGTTTGCGCCGAGTGCGTGAGGCGTGCTCGCTTCCCCTGGTGGGCATCGGTTCTGTCAATGCCGAGAACGTCGCTTCGGTGATGCGGCAGGGAATGGACGGTGTTGCTGTTGTTTCCGCCCTGTGCTCTGCAGATTCCCCTGAGCAGGCGGCTCGCCACATGTTCGCCTCGGTGGAATCTGTCCGGCGAAACGGATAA